One Oceanithermus desulfurans genomic region harbors:
- a CDS encoding ABC transporter ATP-binding protein, protein MADVKTDRSVLSFVRGIQPFARPYLWKYAVGLSFGLLVQFGVILGPYFIRRAIDAIGSGNGGYVYWAMGLIGLWAVIAVLSWAQRRLSIVASREIEYEIRRALFHKLVHLDFYFHARERVGDLMNKLNTDLGAVRDLLGPGLNMGWRIAWFLVMAAVAMFLVNATLAAWMLVAVPPVFFVMRYLLSLIHRRYRAAQEVFDKISTFAQENFSGIRVVKGFAIEDRETARFQELNRQYIARSLALARVEGPLHAMMSLLMGAAAVLVLWLGGGMVVREQMTLGEFVQFNTYLLQLSWPLLGLGWVMGLWQRGMTSWVRLNELFQAEPRIADGPQTDFSIRSYAPEVRFEDVRLELGGREVLSGLTLTIPAGRTLGITGRTGSGKTMLARLIPRILEPTGGRILVGGHPIERVPLAVLRGRMAGVQQEPFLFSETIAENIAFGLPELDMERVVWAAKLAGVHDDIMAFPDGYQTLLGERGVTLSGGQRQRVALARALAKKPDILILDDAMSAVDTETEARILSGLREVLGRQTTVLISHRVSTLAHADWIVVLDSGRIIEEGTHEQLLAAGGHYAELERMQRLEAEVG, encoded by the coding sequence ATGGCGGACGTGAAAACTGACCGGTCAGTACTCTCGTTCGTGCGCGGCATCCAGCCGTTCGCGCGCCCTTACCTCTGGAAGTACGCGGTCGGTCTCTCCTTCGGTCTGCTCGTGCAGTTCGGCGTCATCCTGGGGCCCTACTTCATCCGCCGCGCCATTGACGCCATCGGTTCCGGCAACGGCGGCTACGTCTACTGGGCCATGGGCCTGATCGGCCTCTGGGCGGTGATCGCGGTGCTCAGCTGGGCGCAGCGCCGCCTCAGCATCGTGGCCAGCCGCGAGATCGAGTACGAGATCCGCCGGGCGCTCTTCCACAAGCTGGTTCACCTTGACTTCTACTTCCACGCCCGCGAGCGCGTGGGCGACCTGATGAACAAGCTCAACACCGACCTGGGCGCCGTGCGTGACCTGCTGGGGCCCGGCCTCAACATGGGCTGGCGCATCGCCTGGTTCCTGGTGATGGCCGCGGTGGCCATGTTCCTGGTCAACGCCACCCTGGCCGCCTGGATGCTCGTCGCGGTGCCCCCGGTCTTCTTCGTGATGCGCTACCTGCTCTCGCTGATTCACCGCCGCTACCGGGCGGCGCAGGAGGTCTTCGACAAGATCAGCACCTTCGCCCAGGAGAACTTCTCGGGGATCCGCGTGGTCAAGGGCTTCGCGATCGAAGACCGGGAGACCGCGCGGTTCCAGGAGCTGAACCGGCAGTACATCGCCCGCAGCCTGGCGCTCGCGCGGGTGGAGGGGCCGCTGCACGCGATGATGAGCCTCCTCATGGGCGCGGCGGCGGTGCTCGTCCTCTGGCTGGGCGGCGGAATGGTCGTGCGCGAGCAGATGACGCTGGGCGAGTTCGTGCAGTTCAACACCTACCTGCTGCAGCTCTCCTGGCCGCTTTTAGGCCTCGGCTGGGTGATGGGGTTGTGGCAGCGGGGCATGACCAGCTGGGTGCGCCTGAACGAGCTCTTCCAGGCCGAGCCGCGGATCGCCGACGGGCCGCAGACCGACTTCAGCATCCGCAGCTACGCGCCGGAGGTGCGCTTCGAGGACGTCCGCCTCGAGCTGGGCGGGCGCGAGGTGCTTTCGGGCCTCACCCTCACGATTCCCGCGGGCCGCACCCTGGGCATCACCGGGCGCACCGGCAGCGGCAAGACGATGCTCGCGCGCCTGATTCCCCGCATCCTCGAGCCCACCGGCGGCCGCATCCTCGTCGGCGGCCACCCGATCGAACGCGTCCCGCTCGCGGTGCTGCGCGGGCGCATGGCCGGGGTGCAGCAGGAGCCCTTCCTCTTTTCCGAGACCATCGCCGAGAACATCGCCTTCGGCCTGCCCGAGCTGGATATGGAGCGGGTCGTCTGGGCCGCCAAGCTGGCGGGCGTGCACGACGACATCATGGCCTTCCCGGACGGCTACCAGACCCTGCTGGGTGAGCGCGGGGTCACCCTCTCGGGCGGCCAGCGGCAGCGGGTGGCACTGGCGCGGGCGCTGGCCAAGAAGCCCGATATCCTCATCCTCGACGACGCCATGAGCGCGGTCGACACCGAGACCGAGGCGCGCATCCTGAGCGGCCTGCGCGAGGTACTGGGGCGGCAGACCACGGTACTCATCAGCCACCGCGTCTCCACCCTGGCGCACGCCGACTGGATCGTGGTGCTCGACAGCGGCCGCATCATCGAAGAGGGCACCCACGAGCAGCTCCTCGCCGCCGGGGGGCACTACGCCGAGCTCGAGCGGATGCAGCGGCTGGAAGCGGAGGTGGGCTAG
- a CDS encoding M20/M25/M40 family metallo-hydrolase, which translates to MTPQDFLRRFGAVAGDEARADFLAEFFSGRGEVPMRDEEGNLWVGEGPVAFAAHLDTVLTPRPLTLESERWWGPAVGDNSSGVAVLATAWSRVPEGATLVFTVGEEGLGNLRGARAFVRSRRPEAFVAVDGYLGNLVTRALGSVRFEVRFSGPGGHSWGDRSAPNPAWALGRLIRAVQALPCCERSSRSVARVWGGEAINAIPREVGLALDVRATEEALLAEAEREVRTRAMQAAQLERVQAEIALLGRRPAGSTVTEALRECALQAAAGVGVAAEEGVGSTDMAAAVEAGIPAITLGVYRGGGAHTEAEWVDPASLDQGAAWLRAFWRCLRGSAAA; encoded by the coding sequence ATGACCCCCCAGGACTTCCTGCGCCGCTTCGGGGCGGTGGCCGGCGACGAGGCCAGGGCCGACTTCCTGGCCGAGTTTTTTTCCGGCCGGGGCGAGGTTCCGATGCGCGACGAGGAGGGCAACCTCTGGGTGGGGGAGGGGCCCGTCGCCTTCGCCGCCCACCTGGACACGGTGCTCACCCCGCGGCCGCTGACCCTCGAGTCCGAGCGCTGGTGGGGGCCGGCCGTGGGCGACAACTCCAGCGGCGTTGCCGTGCTGGCCACCGCCTGGTCGCGCGTCCCCGAAGGGGCGACGCTCGTCTTCACCGTGGGCGAGGAGGGCCTGGGCAATCTGCGCGGCGCCCGCGCCTTCGTGCGGAGCCGCCGCCCCGAGGCGTTCGTGGCGGTGGACGGCTACCTGGGCAACCTGGTGACCCGGGCGCTGGGCTCCGTGCGTTTCGAGGTGCGCTTCAGCGGCCCCGGCGGTCACTCCTGGGGCGACCGCAGCGCCCCCAACCCCGCCTGGGCGCTGGGCCGGCTCATCCGCGCGGTGCAGGCGCTGCCCTGCTGCGAGCGCTCCAGCCGCAGCGTGGCGCGGGTCTGGGGCGGCGAGGCCATCAACGCCATCCCCCGCGAGGTGGGGCTGGCGTTGGACGTGCGCGCGACCGAGGAGGCCCTCCTGGCCGAAGCGGAGCGCGAGGTGCGCACCCGCGCCATGCAGGCGGCCCAGCTCGAGCGGGTCCAGGCCGAGATCGCCCTGTTGGGCCGCAGGCCGGCGGGCTCGACGGTCACCGAGGCCTTGCGCGAATGCGCGCTGCAGGCGGCCGCGGGCGTCGGCGTCGCCGCCGAGGAGGGGGTGGGCTCGACCGACATGGCCGCGGCGGTGGAGGCGGGCATCCCGGCGATCACGCTGGGGGTCTACCGTGGCGGCGGCGCCCACACCGAGGCCGAGTGGGTGGATCCCGCCTCCCTCGACCAGGGAGCGGCCTGGTTGCGCGCCTTTTGGAGGTGTCTGCGTGGAAGCGCTGCTGCGTAA
- a CDS encoding response regulator transcription factor — MIRILIADDHSLFRQGLRSLLEAEGDLRVIGEAASGREALRAALETRPDIVLMDIQMPGLDGVEATKEILKEFPEAKVIMLTMYRQDAYVFEAVKAGARGYLLKDVDAEALVDAVRRVNEGEVLLDAELAEQIIHDFRAKRDVLPQAHHADLTDREVQILRLLAQGATNQEIADELGISEKTVRNRLSEIFSKLHLNNRTQAALYAIREGLADIEE; from the coding sequence ATGATTCGAATCCTGATAGCCGACGACCACTCCCTCTTCCGCCAGGGCCTGCGTTCGCTGCTCGAGGCCGAGGGGGACCTGCGGGTGATCGGCGAAGCCGCGAGCGGGCGCGAAGCCCTCAGGGCCGCGCTCGAGACCCGACCCGATATCGTCCTCATGGACATCCAGATGCCCGGGCTCGACGGCGTCGAAGCCACCAAGGAGATCCTCAAGGAGTTCCCCGAGGCCAAGGTGATCATGCTCACCATGTACCGCCAGGACGCCTACGTCTTCGAGGCGGTCAAGGCCGGCGCCCGCGGCTACCTGCTCAAGGACGTGGACGCCGAGGCCCTGGTCGACGCGGTACGCCGCGTCAACGAGGGCGAGGTGCTGCTCGACGCCGAGCTGGCCGAGCAGATCATCCACGACTTCCGGGCCAAGCGCGACGTGCTGCCCCAGGCCCACCACGCCGACCTCACCGACCGCGAGGTGCAGATCCTGCGCCTGCTGGCCCAGGGGGCGACGAACCAGGAGATCGCCGACGAGCTCGGAATCTCGGAGAAGACGGTGCGCAACCGGCTCTCCGAGATCTTCTCGAAGCTGCACCTCAACAACCGCACCCAGGCCGCGCTGTACGCGATCCGCGAGGGCCTGGCCGACATCGAGGAATGA
- a CDS encoding putative dsRNA-binding protein, translating to MTHPKSALNAYCQSKSLPLPKFETRGTGTEDDPLFISDVSLNGELLATGQGRSKREAEKVAAELALELLRRTHGEPQAKSRKRRRKPRGGNGEGERSSAEAEAPAPSEAAGGGWPVYPEVLAEALRIADARLPQSLKGRDVREELARFAGDVYKALLEELGQEAR from the coding sequence GTGACGCATCCCAAATCCGCCTTGAACGCCTACTGCCAGAGCAAGAGCCTGCCGCTGCCCAAGTTCGAGACCCGGGGCACCGGGACCGAGGACGACCCCCTCTTCATCAGCGACGTCTCCCTGAACGGCGAGCTGCTCGCCACCGGCCAGGGGCGCAGCAAGCGCGAGGCGGAGAAGGTGGCCGCGGAGCTGGCGCTCGAGCTGCTGCGGCGCACCCACGGCGAGCCCCAGGCGAAGAGCCGCAAGCGGCGGCGCAAGCCGCGCGGCGGCAACGGCGAGGGCGAGCGCAGCTCCGCGGAGGCCGAAGCCCCGGCGCCCTCCGAGGCCGCCGGCGGCGGCTGGCCCGTCTACCCCGAGGTGCTGGCCGAAGCGCTGCGCATCGCCGACGCCCGGCTGCCGCAGTCGCTGAAAGGGCGCGACGTGCGCGAGGAGCTGGCGCGCTTCGCCGGCGACGTGTACAAGGCCCTGCTCGAGGAGCTGGGCCAGGAAGCGAGGTAG
- a CDS encoding radical SAM protein, with translation MRAECREASTLIHPDPRHVLSFDREGRLYTFYDDGVLYKRALDSTLHWRRRAPGGPRERGVLAPEEARTVFARVHEHARRAAELLDPACAARVTEEILPWTPEQLAAERERFHAVYRPIAILPPDQYFAVVVQATEGCTWNKCTFCSFYQGRPFHAKTPEQLRAHAEAVRDFLGRQLLLRRGVFLADGNALALSRGRLLPIFEAVREVFPGRPIFGFVDLYSGERHDPADWGELHALGLERVYVGMETGLNELLAFLNKPGSADELVAFVRELKAAGVGVGLIVMVGVGGRGYREAHARATLATLARMPLDRGDLVYLSPFVEHPDSVYARERAAAGLEPMSWEEIEAETARLTGAVRRLGVRAARYDIREFIY, from the coding sequence ATGCGCGCCGAGTGCCGCGAGGCCTCCACCCTGATCCACCCCGACCCCCGGCACGTCCTCAGCTTCGACCGCGAGGGGCGGCTCTACACCTTTTACGACGACGGCGTTCTCTACAAGCGCGCCCTCGACAGCACCCTCCACTGGCGCCGGCGGGCGCCGGGAGGGCCGCGCGAGCGCGGGGTGCTGGCGCCCGAGGAGGCGCGTACGGTCTTCGCCCGGGTGCACGAACACGCACGCCGCGCCGCGGAGCTCCTCGACCCGGCCTGCGCCGCCCGCGTGACGGAAGAGATCCTTCCCTGGACGCCCGAGCAGCTCGCCGCCGAACGCGAACGCTTCCACGCCGTCTACCGGCCCATCGCCATCCTGCCGCCCGACCAGTACTTCGCCGTCGTCGTTCAGGCCACCGAGGGCTGCACCTGGAACAAGTGCACCTTCTGCAGCTTCTACCAGGGCCGCCCCTTCCACGCCAAGACGCCCGAGCAGCTGCGGGCGCACGCCGAGGCGGTGCGCGACTTCCTGGGGCGGCAGCTGCTGTTGCGCCGCGGGGTCTTCCTGGCCGACGGCAACGCCCTGGCGCTTTCGCGGGGGCGCCTTTTGCCCATCTTCGAGGCGGTGCGCGAGGTCTTCCCGGGCCGCCCGATCTTCGGCTTCGTGGACCTCTACAGCGGCGAGCGCCACGACCCCGCGGACTGGGGCGAGTTGCACGCTCTGGGACTCGAGCGCGTCTACGTGGGCATGGAGACCGGCCTCAACGAGCTGCTGGCCTTCCTCAACAAACCGGGATCCGCCGACGAGCTGGTGGCCTTCGTGCGCGAGCTCAAGGCCGCGGGGGTGGGCGTGGGGCTGATCGTGATGGTGGGGGTGGGCGGGCGCGGCTACCGCGAGGCCCACGCGCGGGCGACGCTGGCGACGCTGGCGCGGATGCCGCTCGACCGCGGCGATCTCGTCTACCTCTCGCCCTTCGTCGAACACCCCGACTCGGTCTACGCCCGCGAGCGCGCGGCGGCGGGGCTGGAGCCGATGAGCTGGGAAGAGATCGAGGCCGAGACCGCCCGCCTCACAGGGGCGGTGCGGCGGCTGGGGGTGCGCGCGGCCCGCTACGACATCCGCGAGTTCATCTACTGA
- a CDS encoding aminoglycoside phosphotransferase family protein, producing MATLNVPGNVVKRLEAALGTPLHPAAEGQEARVFFTDGRVIKIYGPHERHLPRLEARNLARAGLGAWVEAVWGDHRLEGYAALVLRRFPGRPFEPGRFGPRALAQLAGFLLRLHRLPEPGLTRLEPIQARWRRFRKALADLPAAVEALEALKPRLPRLAGVPRVFAHNDLWAGNVLVAPDGAVLVVDWSRAGGEDPARDLAILTTGSLGLLPHERCLETLRKIVRCYPDPGGVWGRLRIWIPLTLLHDLHWFREKEPAGFEAALADKLPRIERALHAFPATPW from the coding sequence GTGGCCACCTTGAACGTGCCGGGCAACGTCGTGAAGCGCCTCGAAGCGGCCCTGGGCACCCCCCTGCACCCGGCGGCGGAGGGTCAGGAGGCCCGCGTCTTCTTCACCGACGGGCGCGTGATCAAGATCTACGGCCCCCACGAGCGCCACCTGCCCCGGCTGGAGGCGCGCAACCTGGCGCGCGCCGGGCTGGGCGCGTGGGTGGAAGCCGTCTGGGGCGACCACCGGCTCGAGGGGTACGCCGCGCTGGTGCTCAGGCGCTTCCCCGGCCGCCCCTTCGAGCCCGGGCGCTTCGGACCGCGGGCGCTGGCCCAGCTCGCGGGCTTCCTGCTGCGGCTGCACCGGCTGCCCGAACCCGGCCTCACCCGGCTCGAGCCCATCCAGGCGCGCTGGCGGCGCTTCCGCAAGGCCCTCGCCGACCTGCCCGCGGCGGTGGAGGCGCTGGAGGCGCTGAAGCCCCGGCTGCCGCGGCTCGCCGGCGTGCCGCGCGTCTTCGCCCACAACGACCTCTGGGCCGGCAACGTCCTCGTCGCCCCTGACGGCGCGGTGCTGGTGGTGGACTGGAGCCGCGCCGGCGGCGAGGACCCCGCACGCGACCTCGCCATCCTGACGACCGGCAGCCTGGGGTTGCTGCCGCACGAACGCTGCCTCGAGACCCTGCGCAAGATCGTCCGCTGCTACCCCGACCCGGGAGGCGTCTGGGGTCGGCTTAGAATCTGGATTCCGCTGACCCTGCTGCACGACCTGCACTGGTTCCGCGAGAAGGAGCCCGCAGGCTTCGAAGCGGCCCTGGCCGACAAGCTGCCGCGCATCGAGCGCGCCTTGCACGCGTTTCCGGCCACCCCGTGGTAG
- the upp gene encoding uracil phosphoribosyltransferase produces the protein MKVTTVDHPLVQHKLALIRDKNTGSKDFRELMAEVSMLMAYEATRDLELEETVVETPVAPARVKVLAGKKLALVAILRAGLVMVDGILRLIPAARVGHIGLYRDPETLEPTQYYAKLPLDIAERRIFLTDPMLATGGSAVQALDVLKEKGATHIKLMSIIAAPEGIERVMKAHPDVDICVAAVDERLNEKGYIVPGLGDAGDRIYGTK, from the coding sequence ATGAAGGTAACCACGGTCGACCACCCCCTGGTGCAGCACAAGCTGGCCCTCATCCGCGACAAGAACACCGGCAGCAAGGACTTCCGCGAGCTCATGGCGGAGGTCAGCATGCTCATGGCCTACGAGGCCACCCGCGACCTCGAGCTCGAAGAAACCGTCGTGGAAACGCCCGTGGCCCCGGCCCGGGTCAAGGTGCTGGCCGGCAAGAAGCTGGCCCTGGTGGCCATCCTGCGCGCGGGGCTGGTGATGGTGGACGGCATCCTGCGCCTCATCCCCGCGGCGCGCGTGGGCCACATCGGGCTCTACCGCGACCCGGAGACGCTCGAGCCCACCCAGTACTACGCCAAGCTGCCGCTCGACATCGCCGAGCGCCGCATCTTCCTCACCGACCCCATGCTCGCCACCGGCGGCTCGGCGGTGCAGGCCCTCGACGTTCTCAAGGAGAAGGGGGCGACCCACATCAAGCTGATGAGCATCATCGCCGCCCCCGAGGGCATCGAGCGGGTGATGAAGGCCCACCCCGACGTCGACATCTGCGTCGCCGCGGTGGACGAGCGCCTCAACGAAAAGGGCTACATCGTCCCCGGGTTGGGCGACGCCGGCGACCGGATTTATGGAACCAAATAG
- a CDS encoding MraY family glycosyltransferase gives MPDLLLHYLNALGIADPLGRGWWTVVLTFVVAAVVTWRSVPGLVRFALRVGWADQPGERRLNTAPLPNVGGLAVFGGVVLALLFALLLRPTVLDDVLLQLLVILFGGSLMVLLGFIDDQYELPALFRLVVQVAVALLLYAGGVRIDATFGSPVDPAFSLGLTVLWIVGITNAVNLLDGVDGLAGGVSLITAVFLLAASAQFEARAAATLLLAAVAGAVLGFLRHNLHPSRIILGDAGAYFLGYVLAATAILGNLKISTVWALVPTALFLAIPILDTTQVVLRRLAVRKNPLAHPGKDHLHHWLLARGLDQHRVAVVLWALTLASGTAAMRAQGMSWTVTLTSAAGAALLLAFASWRRRRAARRGS, from the coding sequence ATGCCCGACCTCCTCCTCCACTACCTGAACGCTCTGGGGATCGCCGATCCCCTGGGGCGCGGCTGGTGGACCGTTGTGCTTACCTTCGTGGTCGCGGCCGTGGTCACCTGGCGCAGCGTGCCGGGGCTGGTGCGCTTCGCGCTGCGCGTGGGCTGGGCCGATCAGCCGGGCGAGCGCCGCCTCAACACCGCGCCGCTGCCCAACGTCGGCGGCCTGGCGGTCTTCGGCGGGGTGGTCCTCGCCCTTCTCTTCGCGCTGCTGCTGCGCCCCACTGTGCTCGACGACGTGCTGCTGCAGCTGCTCGTCATCCTCTTCGGCGGCTCGCTGATGGTCCTCCTGGGCTTCATCGACGACCAGTACGAGCTGCCCGCCCTCTTCCGCCTCGTCGTGCAGGTAGCCGTGGCGCTGCTGCTCTACGCCGGCGGCGTGCGCATCGACGCCACCTTCGGCTCGCCCGTCGACCCCGCCTTTTCGCTGGGGCTGACCGTGCTCTGGATCGTGGGCATCACCAACGCGGTCAACCTGCTCGACGGGGTGGACGGCCTCGCCGGCGGCGTGAGCCTGATCACCGCGGTCTTCCTGCTCGCCGCCAGCGCCCAGTTCGAAGCGCGCGCCGCGGCCACGCTGCTGCTCGCCGCGGTGGCGGGCGCGGTGCTGGGCTTCTTGCGCCACAACCTCCACCCCAGCCGCATCATCCTGGGTGACGCCGGGGCCTACTTCCTGGGCTACGTGCTCGCGGCCACGGCGATCCTGGGCAACCTCAAGATCAGCACCGTCTGGGCCCTGGTCCCCACCGCGCTCTTCCTGGCCATTCCCATCCTCGACACCACTCAGGTGGTGCTGCGGCGGCTGGCCGTGCGCAAGAACCCGCTGGCCCACCCCGGCAAGGACCACCTGCACCACTGGCTGCTGGCGCGCGGCCTCGACCAGCACCGCGTGGCCGTGGTGCTCTGGGCGCTTACCCTGGCGAGCGGCACCGCGGCCATGCGCGCCCAGGGAATGAGCTGGACCGTCACGCTCACCAGCGCCGCGGGGGCGGCCCTGCTGCTCGCCTTCGCCAGCTGGCGCCGCCGCCGCGCGGCCCGGAGGGGTTCGTGA
- the wecB gene encoding non-hydrolyzing UDP-N-acetylglucosamine 2-epimerase codes for MRTVTLAFGTRPEAIKMAPVHHALAARDDLRVRVLLTGQHREQLEQALAVFGVTADRDLEAMTERQALPDLFARIVPAAARALAELESDYVLVHGDTLTTFAVAWAAFLEGVPVGHVEAGLRSGRLDEPFPEEANRRLTDILADLALAPTPGAAANLRAEGFDPARVVVTGQTGIDAVRFAAARGRLPAGLPPGPYVTVTLHRRENWPRLADLAAALARTAGRHPEFTFVYPVHKNPVVREAVRPALAGVPNFVLLEPLEFSEMAALLAVSELIVTDSGGLQEEGAALGVPVVVARNVTERPEGVEAGILRLAGNEPEGFERTLRELLADAVQRARMAAAPNPYGDGRAAGRVAAAVAWRLGLGPRPDDWAPSPEAGPDAG; via the coding sequence GTGAGAACCGTCACCCTGGCCTTCGGCACCCGCCCCGAAGCCATCAAGATGGCCCCCGTGCACCACGCCCTCGCCGCCCGCGACGATCTGCGGGTGCGGGTGCTGCTCACCGGCCAGCACCGCGAGCAGCTGGAGCAGGCGCTGGCGGTCTTCGGGGTGACGGCCGACCGCGACCTCGAGGCGATGACCGAGCGGCAGGCGCTGCCCGACCTCTTCGCGCGCATCGTGCCCGCGGCGGCGCGGGCCCTCGCCGAGCTCGAAAGCGACTACGTCCTCGTCCACGGCGACACCCTCACCACCTTCGCGGTCGCCTGGGCCGCCTTCTTGGAAGGCGTCCCCGTGGGCCACGTCGAAGCGGGGCTGCGCAGCGGCCGCCTCGACGAACCCTTTCCCGAGGAGGCCAACCGCCGGCTCACCGACATCCTCGCCGACCTCGCCCTCGCCCCCACGCCGGGGGCCGCGGCGAACCTGCGCGCCGAGGGCTTCGACCCCGCGCGCGTCGTCGTCACCGGCCAGACGGGCATCGACGCGGTGCGCTTCGCCGCCGCCCGCGGCCGCCTGCCCGCGGGCCTGCCCCCCGGGCCTTACGTGACGGTGACGCTGCACCGGCGCGAGAACTGGCCGCGGCTCGCGGACCTCGCGGCGGCGCTGGCGCGCACCGCGGGCCGCCACCCGGAATTCACCTTCGTCTACCCGGTGCACAAGAACCCGGTGGTGCGCGAGGCGGTGCGGCCGGCGCTCGCGGGCGTGCCCAACTTCGTGCTGCTCGAGCCCCTGGAGTTCTCGGAGATGGCCGCGCTCCTGGCCGTGAGCGAGCTGATCGTCACCGACTCGGGCGGCCTCCAGGAAGAGGGCGCCGCTCTGGGCGTGCCGGTGGTGGTGGCGCGCAACGTCACCGAGCGCCCCGAGGGGGTGGAGGCGGGCATCCTGCGGCTCGCTGGCAACGAACCCGAAGGCTTCGAACGCACGCTGCGCGAGCTGCTCGCGGACGCGGTCCAAAGGGCCCGCATGGCCGCCGCCCCCAACCCCTACGGCGACGGCCGCGCCGCCGGGCGGGTGGCCGCGGCGGTGGCCTGGCGGTTGGGGCTGGGGCCGCGGCCGGACGACTGGGCGCCTAGCCCGGAGGCCGGCCCAGACGCTGGGTGA
- a CDS encoding fumarylacetoacetate hydrolase family protein: MRLKRLRLEDGEASVAAWHGGQWYPLAPFEAELGAAARDLLAFLAGGEAVRARALERLERAHAEGRPPEPARDEALLPFEPTSFRDFMLYEAHAIGATKGWLKRFLPRAYRFVEIFERISGRPHAKVRPSALWYERPIHYLGNPRAFLTEGAEVPWPGYTRALDYELELGFVLARPLRDADPDEALAAIGGFFVLNDHSARDVQAAEMRSGFGPVKAKNFATGIAAEVVTPDEVLPDWQRLLGRVRLDGEVVCEGSAAGPRFDLGEAVAYASMGEPLEAGAVLATGTFPGCSALESGRWPEPGQEVTVEIDGVGRLTQRLGRPPG, encoded by the coding sequence GTGAGGCTGAAGCGTCTGCGGCTCGAAGACGGCGAGGCCAGCGTCGCCGCCTGGCACGGGGGCCAGTGGTACCCGCTCGCGCCGTTCGAGGCCGAGCTGGGGGCGGCGGCGCGCGACCTGCTCGCCTTCCTCGCCGGGGGCGAGGCGGTGCGGGCGCGCGCCCTGGAACGGCTGGAGCGCGCCCACGCCGAGGGCCGTCCTCCGGAACCGGCGCGCGACGAGGCTTTGCTGCCCTTCGAACCGACGAGTTTCCGCGACTTCATGCTCTACGAGGCCCACGCGATCGGGGCCACCAAGGGGTGGCTGAAGCGCTTCCTGCCCCGGGCCTACCGCTTCGTGGAGATCTTCGAGCGCATCAGCGGCCGTCCCCACGCCAAGGTGCGCCCTTCGGCACTTTGGTACGAACGGCCCATCCACTACCTGGGCAACCCCCGCGCCTTCCTCACCGAAGGGGCCGAGGTGCCCTGGCCCGGCTACACCCGCGCCCTCGACTACGAGCTCGAGCTCGGCTTCGTGCTGGCGCGGCCGCTTCGCGACGCCGACCCGGACGAGGCCCTGGCGGCCATCGGCGGCTTCTTCGTCCTCAACGACCACTCCGCCCGCGACGTCCAGGCCGCGGAGATGCGCTCGGGCTTCGGTCCGGTCAAGGCCAAGAACTTCGCCACCGGCATCGCCGCCGAGGTGGTGACGCCCGACGAGGTGCTGCCCGACTGGCAGCGGCTATTGGGGCGGGTGCGGCTCGACGGGGAGGTCGTCTGCGAGGGCTCGGCGGCCGGACCCCGTTTCGATCTGGGCGAGGCCGTGGCCTACGCTTCGATGGGCGAACCGCTCGAGGCGGGCGCGGTGCTGGCCACGGGAACCTTCCCGGGTTGTTCGGCGCTCGAAAGCGGGCGCTGGCCCGAGCCGGGTCAGGAGGTGACGGTGGAGATCGACGGCGTGGGGCGGCTCACCCAGCGTCTGGGCCGGCCTCCGGGCTAG
- a CDS encoding cyclase family protein: MPRFIDLSATIANSPEGTPEFFKTEIAYADHEAGARQIQALFGVPPELLREGEGWAVETITRLGTHDTTHVDAPYHYNRRIGGEPAATVDQLPLEWFFADGVVLDMTGRERGQVVEVADLEAELGRIGYTLKPLDIVLVRTGMDAYYAHPDYFLMGPGVSPEATRWLFDRGVRVMGIDAWSWDAPLDLQAEAALREKRPGVFWAAHQADLPYAQIERLVGLDRLPPFGFKVAAFPLKIEGASAGPARVVAILD, from the coding sequence ATGCCACGGTTCATCGATTTGTCCGCGACGATCGCGAACAGCCCCGAAGGTACCCCCGAGTTCTTCAAGACCGAGATCGCCTACGCAGACCACGAAGCCGGCGCCCGCCAGATCCAGGCCCTTTTCGGCGTTCCGCCCGAGCTGCTGCGCGAGGGCGAGGGCTGGGCCGTCGAGACGATCACCCGGCTCGGCACCCACGACACCACCCACGTGGACGCCCCCTACCACTACAACCGCCGCATCGGCGGCGAGCCCGCCGCCACGGTGGACCAGCTGCCGCTCGAGTGGTTCTTCGCGGACGGCGTGGTGCTCGACATGACGGGCCGCGAACGCGGCCAGGTGGTCGAGGTGGCCGACCTGGAGGCGGAGCTGGGGCGCATCGGCTACACCCTCAAGCCCCTCGACATCGTGCTGGTGCGCACCGGTATGGACGCCTACTACGCTCATCCCGACTACTTCCTGATGGGGCCCGGGGTGAGCCCCGAGGCCACCCGCTGGCTCTTCGACCGGGGCGTGCGGGTGATGGGCATCGACGCCTGGAGCTGGGACGCGCCCTTGGATCTGCAGGCGGAGGCGGCGCTTCGGGAAAAGCGCCCCGGCGTCTTCTGGGCGGCGCACCAAGCCGACCTGCCCTACGCCCAGATCGAGCGGCTCGTGGGGCTGGACCGGCTGCCCCCCTTCGGTTTCAAGGTGGCCGCCTTCCCGCTCAAGATCGAAGGCGCCAGCGCCGGGCCCGCGCGGGTCGTGGCCATCCTGGACTAG